The genomic window GAATAGGAACACAATAACCACACTCTGCCAGCAGCGCTCCTTCTCTCTGATGCATTCTTTGAGCGTCTTTCTTTTTCCGATCATCATATCCCAGCAAATGCAACACCCCGTGGACCAGGTACAGGGCGATTTCCCCTTCGACTGAACATCCGCGGCTTTTTGCCTGCTGCACCGCCATTTCAACGGAGACAAGGATTTCGCCGGCAATGGTATTTTTCGGGGATTGTTCATGATAGGCAAAACTCAGCACATCGGTGGCATAATTGTGCCCCAGAAACGTATTATTAATTTTTTTAATGCCCTTATTGTCGATAAAAACAAGGTTGAGTTCCGCATCCTTATTCTCGCCCGAGAAAATCCTGCGAACCAGTTTTTTTATCCTGCCTGGCGCTATCGGATAGCATTTCTGGAGATTGATAATTTCTAACTTCACCTTTGGAGTCGCCGGACTACAGCTCGTACGCATCAACAATATCCTGAACCAATTTATGCCGTATGATGTCCGCCTTTGTCAGATAGACAAAAGAAATATCCTGAATAGCCATGAGTCTTTCCTGGACGTCAATTAAGCCCGACAATTCTCCACCCGGCAAATCGACCTGAGTGATATCTCCGGTGACCACCACCTTTGATTTGACACCCAGCCTCGTTAAGAAGGTTTTCATCTGTTTTACGGTGCAATTTTGCGCCTCATCAAGAATGATGAATGCATCGTTGAGCGTTCTCCCCCGCATATAGGCAAGCGGCAGAATCTCTATGATGTCGCTTTCCAGATATTTTTTCACATGCCCGACATCCATCATATCCGCGATGGCGTCATAGAGCGGGCGCAGGTAGGGGTTCACCTTGGCCTTAATATCGCCCGGCAGGTATCCGAGTTTCTCTCCCGCCTCAACAGCCGGCCTGGCAAGGACAATCCTCCGTATGCGTCCGCTTTTCAGGAAAGAAAGCGCCATCGCCACCGCCAGATAGGTTTTTCCCGTGCCGGCGGGTCCGATGCAAAAGACGAGGTCGTTTTTTTTGATTGCCTCGATGTATTTTGCCTGTCCCTCCGTCTTCGGTTTGATAAACAGGCCTCGCTGAAATACGTCTATCGTCTGGGCGGTTTCATCGCCTGTCTCGCCCTTGACATCAACGATGGCTTGTTCGACGTCGTCCGCATCCAATCGTCCCGTCGTGCGCACAATTTCCAGCAATCCGCTCAATACTTTCCTGCTGGCGCTTACCCGTTCTTTTTCTCCTTCAAGTTTTAGCACCCCGTGGCGGGCAACGAGCTGTATCTGAAAGGCGTCTCTGACCAGACGAAGATAGCGGTCGTTGCTGCCGTATAAGATAGACGCTTCGGCATCGTTCTCGAGGATCAGGGTGTTTTGGTGCGCGAATGGATTATGAAAATATTCTTTTATTCCGGAGTCTTTTTGAACGTTAACTTTTTGATTCATTGTTCAATCAATTTACCCCATACAAAGAGATAATAGGCAACCGGCATGCTCACCAGCAGACAATCAATTACATCCAGCACCCCGCCAAAGGCCGGCACCAGACGCCCGGAATCCTTTACCTGCGCGTCTCTCTTGAGCAGCGATTCTGCTAAATCTCCCAGCATGGCGGAAAAACCTACCACTGCCCCAAAGATGATTGCCCATGGTACGCTCATCACCCTGATGGAGGGAATGAGATTGAATGTCACTGAAATCAGAATGCTCGATGCCAGCGAAAAGCAGGCGCCCTCAACCGTTTTGTTCGGGCTAATAACCTTTGCCAGTTTGTGTTTGCCATATTTTCTGCCAAGGAGATAACCACCGATGTCACCAAACTTGGAAACGAGCAAAACAAGAACCACGATGGCAAGACCATGGGGAAAGGTGCGCAGGGCAAGAGCAAAACTCAGGAGAAAAGCCACATAGAAAATGCCGAAAATGGTTACCGCAATATTCTTTATGGCATCCTGGGTGCCGCGGGTAACGGCCTGAATGAGTAACAGCCAGAAGACGAGGATAACCATCGCTTCCTCACGGAAAAAACGGCAATCAACAGCAATATCTTTGCGGAGCGATAACCAGGAAAACACCAGCAGCGCAACGCCTGCAGCAATACCCGATATGCGAAACGGAGAGAAGCCATTTTTGCCCGCAATATGATAAAATTCGTATAAGCCAATTCCGCCCGCTACAATGGCCAGGCTCATGAATCCGAGATCGGTGTCAAACAGGGAATCGAGCCACAGAATGCCAAAGAACAGCGCGAACAGAATAACGCCAAAGGTGATTCTCGTCTGAAGGGTACTCACTCTTGCAACCCGCCAAAACGCCTCTCACGGCGCGCATATTCCTGAATCGCTTCATCCAGATGCCTTTTTCGGAAATCAGGCCAGCAGACGGGCGTGACCCAAAGCTCCGTATAGGATATTTCCCATAAGAGGAAATTGCTTACCCGCATCTCTCCTCCCGTCCGTATAAGCAAATCAGGATCGGTCATTTCACTCGTATAGAGAAATCGCCTGAAGGTTTCCTCCGTAATTTCTTCTAAACCCATTTTCCCGGCTTTAACGCTCCTGGCAATATTTTTAGCCGCATCCACAATCTCAGAACGTCCTCCATAATTAAGCGCGAGACAAAGCACCATGCCGGTGTTGTCCTTGCTTTCTTCAATGCTGATAGCGAGTTCCCGCTGCACGTCCTCCGGAAGGCCGCTTATTCTGCCTATGGCCGTCAGGCGGATATTGTTTTCTTCAATCTCCCCCCGCTCCCCGATAAGAAAATCTTTCAGGAGTTTCATCAGCAAATTCACTTCCCGCCTGGGTCTTTTCCAATTTTCCTGAGAAAATGCATACAGCGTCAGCTGCCGTATATGCTTTTTTGCGCATTCACGGGTAATTTCCCGGACAGACTCCACCCCTTCCTTATGCCCGCGAATCCTTACCAAACCCCTCTGCCGCGCCCATCGTCCATTGCCATCCATGATTATTGCAATGTGGGAAGGCGCCTCTCCGTTTTCACTCATACGAGATTCACAACCTGGCCCCGGTCAGGACCGACAGAAAGCATTTCTACCGGAATCCCCAAAATCTTTTCAAGGGTGTCTATATAATTTTTTGCCTGAGAGGGAATATCGTTCCTGTCGCGCATTTTTGATGTGTCTCTCAGCCAGCCTGGCACTTCCTTGTATATCGGCTGACATTCCGAACGCGCTGCCAAATCTGGGGGAAAGAGATCGTATGCCTTGTCGCCAAATGTATACCCCACACAGATCTTTATCGTTCTCTGTTCGTCCAACACATCCAGCTTTGTCAGTACCGCGCTGTCCACACCGTTCACCATGATGGCATGTTTGACCGCTACTGCATCAAACCAGCCGCAACGTCTCGGCCTCCCGGTTGTAGCGCCATACTCTCCCCCCTTTTTCCGTAAATATTCACCCAATGCATCATTCAGTTCGGAAGGGAAAGGGCCGCTGCCAACCCGCGTCGTATAGGATTTCATGATCCCAAGCACCTTATGGATCTGCCTGGGACTGATGCCCGCACCAACCGCGGCTCCGCCGGCCGTCACCGAAGAAGAGGTAATAAAAGGATACGTTCCAAAATCGACGTCGAGCAGAGAACCCTGTGCGCCTTCAAAGAGGATCTTTTTTTTCGCCTTTACGGCGTCAGCCATAAAGACCACGGTATTGCACACGAAGGGCCGTATCTGCTCAGCATATTCGCAATAGGTCTCATAGATATCCTTCCATGACAAGGCCTCAGCGTCATACAAACGCACGAGGATCTTGTTTTTTTCTTCAACGACTTTTTTCAACCTCTGCCTGAAATGATCAGGATGGTAAAGATCGGCTACCCGTATACCGTTCCTCGCCATCTTATCGGTATAACAGGGGCCAATGCCCCTGCGGGTTGTTCCAATTTTTTCGTCACCTTTTTCTGACTCGGATAGCTCATCGAACTTCTTGTGATAGGGAAACACGAGGTGTGCCAGTTCACTGATGCGGAGATTGCCGCTTACTTCTATATTTTTTTTCCGTAATTCACCGATCTCTTCCAGCAATTGCCCTGGATCCAGGGCTACCCCACTGCCAATGACGCACCATTTATTCTTCCTGAGAATGCCTGAAGGAATGAGATGTAAAACGAATTTTTCATTATTGATGACGACCGTGTGTCCCGCGTTACTGCCACCCTGATACCTGACAACGACATCAAATGACTCGGTAAGGATATCAACAATCTTACCTTTACCTTCGTCTCCCCACTGGAGACCGACAAGGCAGGTATTCGAGCCTGTAGTTAAATTTTCCATAGAAATTTGGCAAAATCCTCCGAATTCATTGGTAAATACGTTTTTGCCGAATTATAAAAAATGGGGTAGCGAATGTCAAGGGAATACACTTGCACGGCCTTATGCAAGGATTTTTCCATGCCCACATCAAAATGCAAAGATATTAAGATAAGAGACTTGAATATGTGAGGTTTTATGGTAAACTTTTAGAATTGGATTTTTTGCATCCGCTGAAAGCAAAAAATATTTATACCAGAGCGCTAC from Candidatus Brocadia sp. includes these protein-coding regions:
- the ybeY gene encoding rRNA maturation RNase YbeY, with translation MRTSCSPATPKVKLEIINLQKCYPIAPGRIKKLVRRIFSGENKDAELNLVFIDNKGIKKINNTFLGHNYATDVLSFAYHEQSPKNTIAGEILVSVEMAVQQAKSRGCSVEGEIALYLVHGVLHLLGYDDRKKKDAQRMHQREGALLAECGYCVPIPD
- a CDS encoding PhoH family protein, with amino-acid sequence MNQKVNVQKDSGIKEYFHNPFAHQNTLILENDAEASILYGSNDRYLRLVRDAFQIQLVARHGVLKLEGEKERVSASRKVLSGLLEIVRTTGRLDADDVEQAIVDVKGETGDETAQTIDVFQRGLFIKPKTEGQAKYIEAIKKNDLVFCIGPAGTGKTYLAVAMALSFLKSGRIRRIVLARPAVEAGEKLGYLPGDIKAKVNPYLRPLYDAIADMMDVGHVKKYLESDIIEILPLAYMRGRTLNDAFIILDEAQNCTVKQMKTFLTRLGVKSKVVVTGDITQVDLPGGELSGLIDVQERLMAIQDISFVYLTKADIIRHKLVQDIVDAYEL
- a CDS encoding phosphatidate cytidylyltransferase, producing MSTLQTRITFGVILFALFFGILWLDSLFDTDLGFMSLAIVAGGIGLYEFYHIAGKNGFSPFRISGIAAGVALLVFSWLSLRKDIAVDCRFFREEAMVILVFWLLLIQAVTRGTQDAIKNIAVTIFGIFYVAFLLSFALALRTFPHGLAIVVLVLLVSKFGDIGGYLLGRKYGKHKLAKVISPNKTVEGACFSLASSILISVTFNLIPSIRVMSVPWAIIFGAVVGFSAMLGDLAESLLKRDAQVKDSGRLVPAFGGVLDVIDCLLVSMPVAYYLFVWGKLIEQ
- a CDS encoding isoprenyl transferase — protein: MSENGEAPSHIAIIMDGNGRWARQRGLVRIRGHKEGVESVREITRECAKKHIRQLTLYAFSQENWKRPRREVNLLMKLLKDFLIGERGEIEENNIRLTAIGRISGLPEDVQRELAISIEESKDNTGMVLCLALNYGGRSEIVDAAKNIARSVKAGKMGLEEITEETFRRFLYTSEMTDPDLLIRTGGEMRVSNFLLWEISYTELWVTPVCWPDFRKRHLDEAIQEYARRERRFGGLQE
- a CDS encoding adenylosuccinate synthase — translated: MENLTTGSNTCLVGLQWGDEGKGKIVDILTESFDVVVRYQGGSNAGHTVVINNEKFVLHLIPSGILRKNKWCVIGSGVALDPGQLLEEIGELRKKNIEVSGNLRISELAHLVFPYHKKFDELSESEKGDEKIGTTRRGIGPCYTDKMARNGIRVADLYHPDHFRQRLKKVVEEKNKILVRLYDAEALSWKDIYETYCEYAEQIRPFVCNTVVFMADAVKAKKKILFEGAQGSLLDVDFGTYPFITSSSVTAGGAAVGAGISPRQIHKVLGIMKSYTTRVGSGPFPSELNDALGEYLRKKGGEYGATTGRPRRCGWFDAVAVKHAIMVNGVDSAVLTKLDVLDEQRTIKICVGYTFGDKAYDLFPPDLAARSECQPIYKEVPGWLRDTSKMRDRNDIPSQAKNYIDTLEKILGIPVEMLSVGPDRGQVVNLV